AGTATCGGACACTCATGGCGGCACCGTCGCAAAAAGGTGGAGTTCGTGTCCTGCCCTCACGGAAGCACGCGCTTAAACCCGAAAAAATGCGCCGATGGCTCCTAGGCGGCATCGCGTCCCTGCTCGAAGCAGCGAGACCCGACCCACCCTGATTCCCGGTAGCAAGAGAGGAAGGCCCGTATGAACAAGAAGCTCGTTCGTCGAACCGCCGTCACCGCGACCGTCATGGGCCTGTTCGGCCTGGCGGGAACCCTGCTCGTGCCCTCCGCCAATGCCTCCCAGGCAAGTACCCTCGCCACCTGCAACGCCACCTGGTACGGAGCGGTGGGCGAAATCCCCGAGGGATGGCCGACCGCCAGCGGTGAGCCCTTCCACCGAATGGCGCTCAAGGCCGCGCACAACTCCCTGCCGTTCGGCACCCGGGTCAAGGTGTCCTACCAGGGCCGGTCCGTCACCGTGACCATCAATGATCGCGGAGGCTTTGGCGGCGCGACGTGCCTGGACCTCACCTACGGAGCGTTCACGCAGATCGCCAATACCGACCTCGGCGTCATCCCCGTGCAGTACGAGATCCTCAAGTGAGAGCATGCCCGTGCGCCGGTCCACGGTGTGACATGCCGTGCCCGTGAGTACCAACGCCCTGACGGGGTCCTCCTGCCCGGTGTGCGAGGTGCGCGAGGCCACCACCTGACGTCTCCTTCCCCAAGCTGGAGTTCGGACGCGGCTCCGTGTGCGGTGTGGTCTAGCGCACGGAGCTGTCCAAATCGAGGCCGGCCTCTGGTTGGGCATGGAGAGCGACGGGTGCGACATCTACCGGTGGCACTCACACGACATCCACCATCCAGGAGCGCCACTCCGTGGGAGCATCCCAGCGTCGTAGGTATTGCTCCCGCTCCACCTCTGGCAAGTTCTTCCAGAACGGGGACCAGGCGTGAAGAAACCAATATTCTCCATTGCCCTGCCGCCATCCCGAAGAAGCGGGCTCATACCCAGGAAACGCCCGCCAGGGAGGGGGCATGTCCCCTCCCTGATTGAGGTTCCGAGTCTCCGAGAGGAAGACTTCATTCAGTCCAATCAGGGAGAGATGGCAGACCAGTTCACTCCAAGACGTCACCAGGACCAGGAGTCGCGCTTCGCCGCCATGCCCATGATCCTCACAATGAGGAATGCGCGTGAGAACTTGTTCTCGGCGGAGAAAACCCAGCCAGCCCGAATGGGCGTAGGCCGGAAGATACTGATGAGCGGTTCGTGTGCAGACGCAGCAGCCTGGTGGGAATGAAAGCGTGCGCTCCGCCCGCCAACGCTCCAACACGGGGAGGGTCAAGAACAAGTCAGCCTGCCGCAGCATGGGATAGCCCGCGTAGGCCAGGGTTGTCTCGTCCTCGGCCAGGGGATGTTTCAGCGGAGGACCCGAGCGCTTCTTGAGTCCGAAGATACGCCGGATCTGGCGGTCCAGTTTCATGAGTCTCAGGAGTGAAAGCCGCTAATTTTCATCAATGAAGTCCGCGACCCAGTCCGCTCCAAAATAACCCGCCGTTCCAACGATGAGTGCGCCCGCGAACCCCGTGAGAATGGCTCCAGGTCCCGTTTCGACCCCCGCCGCAGCACCGAGCAGACCGCCAGCCTTCGCCCCCGCGACGGCCGCAGCCCACCCGCCGACTTGACGAATACCCTCCGCCGCTATGGGCTTGACGGAGCCCTGCTTCACGGATTTGGACGTGGCTTTTCCTATATCATAGACCGTGAATGCCATTCCAACGACCTGGACCCCTCGTAAGCTCCGAGTCATCATCATGGCATTTTTCGACTTGATGGCCGACGCGGGGATATTCCCCTCCAGCAGAACCTCCCCCTCTACGGAGGCAATGACGGTCTTGAGCTTCTCGATGCGAGGCTGGAGACTGGGGGTTGATTTCTGAATCCGTGCAAGGTCAGCGAGGATTGCCTCTGTCGAGTGGATCTTCACCCCGGCGGCCGTGGCTTTCTTGATGTCAATATAAACAGGACGGCCCGCGATATTGGGGGCTCCGCCTCTTCTGGTGCTCGCGGACAGGAACCTGCTCTGGTTTTGCCCCAGCGCATGCTCTCCCAATGAGAAGGTCGCCTTGGAATTGGGAGGCTTCATTCCAAAAATCTCTGGATTCGCTTGAATATATTGAGCTTGGCTGGGGCCTGGAAATTCCAGGACCTTTCTCACTAGCTTACCCGAAGGCAGAACCTCATCCGCCAGAACGAAGAGGAAGGCCCGCCATGGGTTGTCGTCAATGAGTGTGTTGCTGGAACTCATCTGCGGCCCCATCGCCCGCCCACCGCCATGTGCCGCGGGAATGAGGACCTTGTCTCCAAGCTTCAACCATCCATGGCGCGGATGTCCAACTGGGAACCGGTTCATGATGAGCGAGTTCCGCTGCTTGAGGTCATCGAGCGAGACCCGGTAGTGCTTGGCGATGAGCCACAGGGAACTCAAACCATCTTTGTCATTAACCGTATGAGGATTGGGCATGAGCACCTAGGCCGTGGCTTGGGCACGGAGGATAGGCGTGAGTTGAAAAGACCTGCAAGGCTAGGGCTACGTTCAGGACGCCACATGACAGTGAATTTTTCGCGCAGGAATAAACGAGGCTGCCGCGGCTGTCCGCCAGACGACAGGTCGATACCGCGTACACCTACCCCATCGTAGAGGTATGCACGACGCAAGGTGGCCTCCATCGCATCCGCCAGGAGGCCAGCCCATGCTGCCGACCATCGAGCACCCGCGCCGCCCTCCACTCACTCCTGTGGGGAAATCCGCGCGGCCCGTCGAACAAGCAGGAGACGTCCTCTCCTGCCCTACTCCTGGATGAAGGCCAGCAGGTCGCGGTTGATGACGTCCTTGTTGATCGAGCACATGCCGTGGCTGAAGCCCGGATAGCTCTTGAGCCGCGCGCCCTTGACCAGCGAGACCGTGAGCTTCGCCGCGCCGTCGATCGGCACGATCTGATCGTCGTCGCCGTGCATCACCAGGGTCGGTACGTCGAACTTGGCGAGATCGGCGCGGAAGTCGGTCTCCGAGAAGGCCTTGATGCAGTCGTACTCGGCCTTCAGCCCACCCATCATGCCCTGCATCCAGAAGCTGTCGCGCAGCCCTTCCGAGACCTTCACGCCCGGGCGGTTGAAGCCGTAGAACGCCACGCTCAGCTCCTTGAAGAAGCTCGAGCGGTCACCGAGCACTCCGGCGCGGATGCCATCGAACACGTCGATGGGCAGGCCGTTCGGGTGCCAGTCGGTCTTGAGCATGATCGGTGGCACGGCGCCGATGAGCACGGCCTTGGCGACTCGCGAAGTCCCATGACGGCCGATATACCGCGTGACCTCGCCGCCTCCCGTCGAGTGGCCGACATGGATGGCCTTCTCGAGGCCGAGCGCGGTGGTCAACTGGGCGAGATCATCCGCATAGGTGTCCATGTCGTGGCCGTCCCACGGCTGTGACGAGCGGCCGTGACCGCGGCGATCGTGGGCGATGGTGCGGTAGCCCCGCGCCGACAGGAACAGCATCTGATCCTCCCAGGCATCCGCGGTGAGCGGCCAGCCATGAGAGAAGACGATGGGCTTGCCATTCTTCGGGCCCCAGTCCTTGAAGTAGATCTGGGTGCCATCCCGGGTGGTGAGATAGCTGCCAGAAATCTTGCCAGCGCGCTCGGTGAGAGAGTCCGTCTGGGTATTCATGGATGTTTCCTTTCAGCGTGTGAGGGAACAAGCAACCGTGATCCTGCACGTCTGGGCTTCGACCCTCCATCGTACCGGGGTTTGAAAGGCCCCATACCAAGGTTCAGGTCAATCGACCCATCTGTACAAAAGACGGTGCAAGCGGCAGCCACCCTAATCACCGCCGAGTCCTGCCGAATCACTCAAAGGAGTGAGCCATGGCTCCCCATCATCTTCATCGGTCCCTATAACGACCTCGCTCAGGCCACCTCGCCGCGTGCCAGCGCCAGGACGAGCAGCAGGGCACACTCCCCCACCTGCTGCGTGGCCCCCAGGAAGTCCCCGGTGATGCCTCCCGCGCGCACCCAGAAGCGCCAGCCGCACACGAGCGCGGTGAGGCCAGCGGCCGCCA
Above is a window of Cystobacter fuscus DNA encoding:
- a CDS encoding septal ring lytic transglycosylase RlpA family protein, translated to MNKKLVRRTAVTATVMGLFGLAGTLLVPSANASQASTLATCNATWYGAVGEIPEGWPTASGEPFHRMALKAAHNSLPFGTRVKVSYQGRSVTVTINDRGGFGGATCLDLTYGAFTQIANTDLGVIPVQYEILK
- a CDS encoding LysM peptidoglycan-binding domain-containing protein encodes the protein MPNPHTVNDKDGLSSLWLIAKHYRVSLDDLKQRNSLIMNRFPVGHPRHGWLKLGDKVLIPAAHGGGRAMGPQMSSSNTLIDDNPWRAFLFVLADEVLPSGKLVRKVLEFPGPSQAQYIQANPEIFGMKPPNSKATFSLGEHALGQNQSRFLSASTRRGGAPNIAGRPVYIDIKKATAAGVKIHSTEAILADLARIQKSTPSLQPRIEKLKTVIASVEGEVLLEGNIPASAIKSKNAMMMTRSLRGVQVVGMAFTVYDIGKATSKSVKQGSVKPIAAEGIRQVGGWAAAVAGAKAGGLLGAAAGVETGPGAILTGFAGALIVGTAGYFGADWVADFIDEN
- a CDS encoding alpha/beta fold hydrolase, producing MNTQTDSLTERAGKISGSYLTTRDGTQIYFKDWGPKNGKPIVFSHGWPLTADAWEDQMLFLSARGYRTIAHDRRGHGRSSQPWDGHDMDTYADDLAQLTTALGLEKAIHVGHSTGGGEVTRYIGRHGTSRVAKAVLIGAVPPIMLKTDWHPNGLPIDVFDGIRAGVLGDRSSFFKELSVAFYGFNRPGVKVSEGLRDSFWMQGMMGGLKAEYDCIKAFSETDFRADLAKFDVPTLVMHGDDDQIVPIDGAAKLTVSLVKGARLKSYPGFSHGMCSINKDVINRDLLAFIQE